One segment of Saprospiraceae bacterium DNA contains the following:
- a CDS encoding ParA family protein codes for MIIAVTNLKGGVGKSTIARNLAAYFIKQGVKTCIIDTDLEQRTTCDWQERRESEMRIPVFPMTTVQALPKDVETHEQDGYQIIIIDGVPQMDQVATRTMLISDILLIPITPSIDDLKSFERFLTRLEEVKIHRENIPTFLVLNKFSGRVNEDKEVRSALKLFSESGIKPLKSTLGDRVAHRRASKYGLTAYEWEDERAKTEVADLCKELETIIKHSTPRRKNVKPKKKINR; via the coding sequence ATGATAATTGCAGTAACAAATTTGAAAGGCGGCGTCGGCAAATCCACTATTGCCAGAAATCTGGCGGCGTATTTTATCAAGCAGGGCGTCAAAACCTGCATCATTGATACCGACCTTGAGCAAAGAACCACCTGCGACTGGCAGGAAAGAAGAGAGAGCGAAATGCGTATTCCGGTTTTTCCGATGACCACCGTTCAGGCTCTTCCCAAAGATGTTGAAACACACGAGCAAGACGGCTACCAAATCATCATCATTGACGGCGTTCCGCAAATGGATCAGGTTGCCACCCGAACAATGCTCATCAGTGATATTCTTCTCATCCCCATCACACCAAGCATTGATGACCTCAAATCCTTTGAAAGATTTTTAACCCGTCTTGAAGAAGTAAAAATCCACCGTGAAAACATCCCGACATTTTTAGTCCTCAACAAATTCAGCGGGCGAGTTAATGAAGATAAAGAAGTCCGCTCCGCTCTCAAATTATTTTCGGAAAGCGGTATAAAACCGCTTAAATCCACACTTGGCGACAGGGTTGCACACCGCCGCGCCAGCAAATACGGCCTGACTGCTTATGAGTGGGAAGATGAGCGCGCTAAAACGGAAGTCGCCGATTTATGTAAGGAACTTGAAACAATAATAAAACACTCAACCCCCAGGAGGAAAAATGTCAAACCCAAAAAGAAAATCAATCGCTGA
- a CDS encoding DUF4331 domain-containing protein translates to MPNNRRFRFLGALLFACWSYLAMASSHREAPLIANDPLADNTDLYAFRSPDNPNTITIIANYIPAELPFGGPNYNTFGENIRYEIHIDNDVTKFGDEITYRFTFSRVNEDPTTFFNIRLGQRNLRTRYTCERSIDGGKTWQVIVSNGDVPPPNIGPRSIQSGVGLGAFDYDELINQAIVTATTGEKVFCGPADDPFFVDLGGVFDLGNLPRQDGPSRDGLGRYNVHSICLQIPIATLLKSGAPAQPISILDPDYVIGVWASASRRATRTLGNDGTLSETGDWVQVSRLGMPLTNEVIIPTCFKDYWNSLTAYEDIFDKFLDQYFWNPELALYMDDRFFGTAVPAFGPLRIQTNSLGAFDFGYKKDGLFGLKGNPALAGTALDDAVFGSLLLPGPNSARSVDLWPIFHTGVPNVRPYQLATGKNGNPLAEGKPFIHNFLPNSADMLRLNMATPVTPRNDPAFSPLGIIQAAVLGLTDPTYNSSTDLQFIPNMDGFPNGRRLEDDVTLIELQAVSGIALAAIGLWYDDFVPGESPVTQNLLNVLTYRTGVNQNDRPFKPTFPYIASPWSGQEPD, encoded by the coding sequence ATGCCAAACAATAGACGATTCAGGTTTCTTGGCGCTTTGCTATTTGCATGCTGGTCATACCTTGCCATGGCCTCAAGCCATCGAGAAGCTCCCCTAATTGCCAACGACCCGCTAGCCGACAACACAGACCTATATGCTTTTCGAAGCCCCGACAATCCCAACACCATCACCATCATAGCCAATTACATCCCGGCGGAGCTGCCTTTTGGCGGTCCCAACTACAATACTTTCGGGGAGAACATCCGCTATGAGATTCACATTGACAACGATGTCACAAAATTTGGCGACGAGATTACCTATCGGTTCACCTTCAGCCGCGTGAATGAAGACCCGACCACCTTTTTCAACATCCGCCTTGGGCAGCGCAACCTTCGGACGCGCTACACCTGTGAGCGTTCGATTGATGGCGGCAAAACTTGGCAAGTCATTGTGAGCAACGGGGATGTGCCGCCTCCAAACATCGGGCCTCGCTCCATACAAAGTGGCGTAGGATTGGGCGCTTTTGATTACGATGAGCTCATCAATCAAGCTATCGTGACTGCGACTACGGGAGAAAAAGTGTTTTGTGGTCCTGCCGACGACCCGTTTTTCGTGGATCTAGGAGGCGTGTTCGACTTGGGCAACCTGCCTCGCCAAGATGGCCCTAGCCGCGACGGGCTTGGACGCTACAACGTCCACAGCATTTGTCTGCAAATACCGATTGCCACCTTGCTCAAGTCTGGTGCCCCGGCACAGCCAATCAGCATCCTTGACCCGGACTATGTGATTGGTGTGTGGGCCTCGGCTAGCCGACGCGCCACTCGCACACTTGGAAATGATGGCACGCTAAGCGAAACAGGGGATTGGGTGCAGGTATCTCGCCTCGGCATGCCGCTCACCAACGAGGTAATCATCCCGACCTGTTTCAAAGACTACTGGAACTCGCTCACTGCTTATGAGGATATCTTCGACAAGTTTCTCGACCAATACTTCTGGAACCCCGAGCTTGCGCTTTACATGGACGACCGCTTCTTCGGCACAGCAGTACCCGCTTTCGGCCCGCTGCGCATCCAGACCAATTCTTTGGGGGCATTCGACTTTGGCTACAAGAAGGATGGGCTATTTGGCCTAAAAGGAAACCCCGCCTTGGCAGGGACGGCTCTGGATGATGCTGTTTTTGGAAGCCTTCTTCTTCCAGGTCCCAATAGTGCCCGCTCGGTGGATTTGTGGCCGATTTTTCATACGGGCGTTCCCAACGTGCGCCCATATCAATTGGCAACTGGCAAGAACGGGAACCCGCTCGCGGAAGGCAAACCCTTCATACACAACTTTTTACCCAATTCAGCCGATATGCTTCGACTGAACATGGCAACCCCGGTGACACCGCGCAACGACCCTGCTTTTAGCCCACTTGGCATCATACAAGCGGCGGTACTTGGTCTGACAGACCCCACTTACAACTCAAGCACCGATTTACAGTTCATCCCAAACATGGATGGGTTCCCCAACGGTCGTCGCTTGGAGGATGACGTGACGCTCATAGAACTACAAGCTGTCAGCGGCATAGCATTGGCTGCTATCGGGCTTTGGTACGACGATTTTGTGCCGGGGGAAAGCCCAGTGACTCAGAACCTGCTCAACGTGTTGACTTATCGAACAGGCGTAAACCAAAACGACAGGCCTTTCAAGCCCACTTTCCCATATATCGCTTCCCCTTGGAGCGGGCAAGAACCGGACTGA
- a CDS encoding helix-turn-helix domain-containing protein: MPEFGNRLDVICLESEAFYALVEEVVNRLKEKNGIEQEKWINDEEAMKLLHISSKTTLQRYRDEGLIRFSQPSRKLILYDRNSILDFLNTKAKDTF; encoded by the coding sequence ATGCCAGAATTCGGTAACCGCCTTGATGTTATTTGCCTTGAGTCCGAAGCGTTCTACGCTTTGGTGGAGGAAGTTGTGAACCGCCTCAAAGAAAAAAACGGCATCGAGCAGGAGAAATGGATAAATGATGAGGAAGCAATGAAACTTCTCCACATCAGTTCCAAGACAACCCTACAACGCTACCGCGATGAAGGGCTTATCCGCTTCTCACAACCAAGCCGAAAACTGATCCTTTATGACCGCAATTCCATTTTGGATTTCTTAAACACTAAGGCAAAAGATACTTTCTGA
- a CDS encoding DUF4331 family protein, whose amino-acid sequence MKYLAKITIATALFVLMTFQFAVASSHREAPLIADDPLADNTDVYAFRSPDNPNTITIIANYVPLQLPQGGPNYYFFGENIRYEIHIDNNIATPGDDIIYRFTFKNVYEDPTTFFSVRLGLRNNRTTYTLERSTDGGATFQTLVQDGFVPPSNIGKRSIESPVGLNTTYDALINKAIRTLPTGEKIYCGSADDPFFVDLGGAFDLGDLPRQNGKPRDGVACFNTSTIAIQVPIANLLKAGAPLQPTSILDSDYVIGVWASASRPATRTLKKYGQIETSGDWVQVSRLGMPLTNEVVIPIGWKDLWNSLSPYVEINDQNLDGFFYNPELALYMDDSLFGAAVPAFAKLRIQRNALGAFDFGNGNDGLFGLKGNPALAGTALDDAVFGTLLLPGPAKPRSVDLWPIFHTGVPNLAPYQLATGKNGNPLAPGKPFINNFLPNGGDMLRLNMAVPVTPRNDPSFSSLGLIQAAVLGLTDPTYNTTADLQFIPNMDGFPNGRRLEDDVTRIELQAVSGIALAAIGLWYDDFVPGGSPVTQQLLNVLTYTTGIDTNDAPFKTSFPYVAAPWPGDGDCGGTLADDARPVKQVADVRGGSSLLGLQPAQAVMSSAPNPFRENTTLSLHVASPAKIQVVIHDANGRLVRTVLNEQKAAGDYKFDVSMSNLPTGQYFASVVANGKVVQALKLSKARE is encoded by the coding sequence ATGAAATACTTAGCAAAAATAACCATCGCCACAGCTCTGTTCGTGCTGATGACATTCCAATTTGCCGTGGCATCCAGCCATCGCGAGGCGCCGCTCATCGCTGACGACCCGCTTGCGGACAACACCGATGTATATGCTTTCCGCAGCCCCGACAACCCCAACACGATTACCATCATTGCCAATTATGTACCCTTGCAACTGCCACAAGGCGGTCCGAACTACTACTTTTTTGGCGAAAACATCCGCTACGAAATCCACATTGACAACAACATCGCCACTCCCGGTGACGATATTATCTATCGCTTCACATTCAAAAACGTGTATGAAGACCCTACCACGTTTTTTAGCGTGCGGCTTGGTTTGCGAAACAACCGCACTACCTATACTCTTGAAAGAAGCACGGATGGCGGCGCCACATTCCAAACCTTGGTACAAGATGGCTTCGTGCCGCCCTCCAATATCGGCAAGCGTTCCATCGAGAGCCCGGTTGGCCTGAACACGACCTACGATGCGCTTATCAATAAAGCCATACGCACCCTGCCGACTGGCGAGAAGATTTACTGTGGCTCTGCCGACGACCCTTTCTTTGTTGATTTGGGAGGAGCGTTCGACCTCGGCGATTTGCCAAGACAAAATGGGAAGCCTCGAGACGGCGTTGCTTGCTTCAACACGAGCACCATCGCTATTCAGGTACCCATCGCTAATTTGCTAAAGGCGGGTGCACCGCTGCAACCAACCAGCATACTTGACTCTGACTACGTCATCGGTGTATGGGCATCGGCCAGCAGGCCAGCCACTCGCACTTTAAAGAAATACGGGCAAATCGAAACCTCTGGCGATTGGGTGCAAGTGTCAAGGCTGGGCATGCCGCTGACCAATGAAGTGGTGATTCCGATTGGCTGGAAAGACCTCTGGAACTCGCTCTCGCCATACGTGGAAATCAACGACCAAAACTTGGATGGCTTTTTCTACAATCCCGAACTGGCACTTTACATGGACGATTCACTGTTCGGAGCTGCTGTGCCAGCATTTGCTAAACTGCGAATTCAGCGCAACGCTCTGGGCGCGTTCGATTTTGGGAATGGCAACGATGGTTTGTTTGGCCTCAAGGGCAACCCCGCTCTGGCTGGCACGGCACTGGATGATGCAGTATTTGGCACGTTGCTTTTGCCCGGACCCGCCAAGCCTCGCTCGGTGGACTTGTGGCCAATTTTCCATACTGGAGTACCCAATCTGGCACCCTACCAATTGGCGACGGGTAAGAACGGCAACCCTCTCGCACCGGGCAAACCATTCATCAACAACTTCCTGCCAAACGGAGGTGATATGCTCCGCTTGAACATGGCCGTACCCGTGACACCGCGCAACGACCCTAGCTTTAGCTCGCTCGGCCTCATCCAAGCTGCGGTGCTGGGCCTGACCGACCCAACATACAACACTACCGCCGATTTGCAGTTCATCCCGAACATGGATGGCTTTCCAAACGGCCGCCGTTTGGAAGACGATGTCACCCGTATAGAACTGCAAGCAGTTAGCGGTATCGCTCTGGCTGCAATAGGGCTTTGGTACGATGATTTTGTGCCCGGAGGCTCTCCCGTGACTCAACAGCTGCTCAATGTATTGACTTACACAACAGGGATTGACACCAACGATGCGCCATTCAAAACCTCTTTCCCCTATGTGGCGGCCCCGTGGCCGGGCGACGGCGACTGTGGCGGTACGCTGGCCGATGATGCTCGCCCCGTCAAGCAAGTGGCGGATGTACGGGGCGGAAGCAGTTTGCTGGGTTTGCAACCAGCGCAGGCAGTAATGTCGAGCGCTCCCAACCCCTTTCGAGAAAACACCACGCTCAGCCTGCACGTCGCTTCCCCGGCCAAAATACAAGTGGTGATACATGATGCGAATGGTCGTCTTGTCCGCACGGTGCTGAACGAGCAAAAGGCTGCGGGCGACTACAAGTTCGACGTGTCCATGTCCAACCTGCCTACGGGTCAATACTTTGCATCGGTGGTGGCAAATGGCAAGGTCGTACAGGCATTAAAGTTGTCAAAAGCCCGCGAATGA
- a CDS encoding plasmid encoded RepA protein, producing MSEITPIEKRLQDSAYQLILKKGTIKDAVFQHSVLCQTFLPYRNPGTDVRIWKQKQGNVSLAIQASETFNPEKDDFEFIGLPYGPKARLILAHINSEAIRTQSKAINVEDSMTAFIKCIGLNTDGRTINEVKNQLRKITSSTLSLGYSDNEKGVQVDLKIVKAFDLWFPKDERQRVLWPTTVQLTDDYFNSLINHAIPLDERALAALSHSAMALDIYAWLVQRLHRINPKGPQFLTWKALKEQFGRGYNQMYKFKQIFRKTLSLARTQYPQANIFEDKNEGFWLHHSPSPIEKKTFISLGQQSA from the coding sequence ATGTCGGAAATCACCCCAATAGAAAAGCGTCTCCAAGACTCGGCTTATCAACTGATTTTAAAAAAGGGCACGATCAAAGACGCCGTTTTTCAACACAGCGTCCTCTGCCAAACCTTCCTCCCTTACCGAAATCCTGGCACTGATGTCCGCATTTGGAAGCAGAAACAAGGCAATGTTAGCCTTGCCATTCAAGCGAGCGAAACCTTCAATCCTGAGAAAGACGATTTTGAATTTATCGGGCTGCCCTACGGCCCGAAAGCCCGCCTGATCCTCGCCCATATCAACAGCGAGGCAATCCGAACCCAGTCCAAAGCCATCAATGTAGAAGACAGTATGACCGCCTTTATCAAATGTATCGGCCTCAATACTGACGGCAGAACTATCAATGAGGTTAAAAACCAACTCAGAAAAATCACCTCCTCAACTTTGAGTCTTGGCTATTCCGACAATGAAAAAGGTGTCCAGGTTGACTTGAAAATCGTCAAGGCATTTGATCTCTGGTTCCCAAAAGATGAGCGGCAAAGGGTTTTATGGCCGACAACCGTCCAACTAACGGACGACTACTTCAACAGTTTGATAAACCACGCCATACCGCTTGATGAGCGCGCTCTTGCTGCTCTTTCTCACAGTGCAATGGCATTGGATATTTACGCTTGGCTTGTGCAAAGGCTTCACCGCATCAACCCCAAAGGGCCGCAATTCCTCACTTGGAAGGCACTTAAAGAGCAATTCGGCAGGGGTTACAACCAGATGTATAAGTTCAAACAGATATTCAGGAAAACCCTTTCTCTTGCCAGAACCCAATACCCGCAGGCAAATATCTTTGAAGATAAAAACGAAGGTTTTTGGCTTCATCACTCCCCTTCCCCAATTGAGAAAAAAACCTTTATCAGTTTGGGGCAGCAATCCGCGTGA
- the purH gene encoding bifunctional phosphoribosylaminoimidazolecarboxamide formyltransferase/IMP cyclohydrolase gives MQIRSALISVYSKDGLEPIIRRLHELGVQLYSTGGTQSYIQKLGIPVTSVESLTGYPSILDGRVKTLHPAVFGGLLARREAAHLAQLEEYKIPELDCVIVDLYPFEETVATSNDPAEIIEKIDIGGVSLIRAAAKNWKDVVVVGSKEEYKMFLDLLHEQAGEFSALERRELARRAFKVTSNYDIAIFNWFNEGTADISFKHSIHRSDILRYGENPHQNGVFFGDFEKIFDKLGGKAISYNNLVDIDAAVLLMREFQVGKPCFAILKHTNACGVARRHTLPEAWQAALACDPTSAFGGIFITNSTVDLQTAEDINKLFYEVLIAPDFEPAALELLRKKEQRILLKIKSFEVPKRSFRSLLNGVVEQDTDLKTETEADLRTVTERKLTAKEVGELIFAVKCVKHLKSNAIALVKERQLIGMGCGQPSRVDALRQAIAKAKSFGFDLKGAVMASDAFFPFPDCVEIAHEAGITAVIQPGGSVRDQESIDACNKFGMAMAMTSVRHFRH, from the coding sequence ATGCAAATCCGTTCAGCCCTTATTTCCGTTTATTCCAAAGACGGACTCGAACCCATCATCCGCCGCTTACATGAACTTGGAGTCCAACTTTACAGCACAGGCGGCACTCAATCATATATCCAAAAATTAGGCATTCCCGTCACTTCGGTAGAGTCGCTCACCGGCTACCCAAGCATTCTCGATGGCCGTGTCAAAACGCTGCACCCGGCAGTGTTCGGCGGGTTGCTTGCCCGACGCGAGGCGGCACATTTGGCGCAATTGGAGGAATATAAAATACCGGAGCTCGACTGTGTTATCGTGGACCTATATCCTTTCGAGGAGACCGTCGCCACCTCCAACGACCCGGCAGAAATCATCGAAAAAATCGACATAGGCGGCGTGTCACTCATCAGAGCAGCAGCAAAAAACTGGAAAGACGTGGTCGTGGTAGGGTCCAAAGAAGAATACAAGATGTTTCTGGACTTGCTTCATGAGCAGGCAGGCGAGTTTTCAGCCCTCGAGCGCCGAGAACTTGCGCGGCGTGCCTTCAAGGTCACATCCAACTACGATATCGCTATATTCAACTGGTTCAACGAAGGCACCGCCGATATTTCTTTCAAACACTCGATACACCGCTCAGACATTTTGCGCTATGGCGAAAACCCACACCAGAACGGAGTGTTCTTCGGCGATTTTGAAAAGATTTTTGACAAACTTGGCGGCAAAGCAATTTCCTACAACAACCTCGTGGACATAGACGCGGCGGTACTGCTGATGCGCGAATTTCAAGTCGGCAAACCCTGCTTCGCCATTCTCAAACACACCAACGCCTGCGGGGTGGCACGCAGGCACACATTGCCCGAAGCCTGGCAGGCGGCCCTGGCCTGCGACCCCACTTCCGCCTTTGGAGGCATCTTCATCACCAACTCAACGGTGGATTTGCAGACAGCGGAAGACATCAACAAACTATTTTACGAGGTGCTGATTGCCCCAGACTTCGAGCCTGCGGCTTTGGAGCTGCTCCGAAAAAAAGAACAGCGCATTCTGTTGAAAATCAAAAGCTTTGAAGTACCAAAACGTTCTTTCCGCAGCCTCCTGAACGGCGTGGTGGAGCAGGATACCGATTTGAAGACCGAAACCGAGGCGGATTTGAGAACCGTGACCGAGCGAAAACTCACCGCCAAAGAGGTGGGCGAGCTTATCTTCGCCGTCAAGTGCGTGAAGCACCTCAAGTCAAATGCCATCGCGCTCGTAAAAGAACGACAACTCATTGGCATGGGCTGCGGTCAGCCCAGCCGGGTGGATGCGTTGCGACAAGCGATTGCCAAGGCAAAATCGTTTGGCTTCGATTTGAAAGGCGCCGTGATGGCCTCTGATGCGTTTTTTCCTTTCCCCGATTGCGTCGAAATCGCGCATGAGGCAGGCATCACGGCCGTCATTCAGCCGGGAGGCTCCGTGCGCGACCAAGAATCCATTGATGCTTGCAACAAGTTCGGCATGGCAATGGCCATGACCAGCGTTCGACATTTTAGACATTAA
- a CDS encoding TonB-dependent receptor → MQNTLKSSVTALCLFLVSHLCAHNGSINGQVIENASGLALPGAVVRIEPGGQYVATNALGFFSFVNVAAGGYTLTVNYVGYETKTVSDVNVRDSETTTIRIDLDFAPVNLQDVEIKTRVSDPFQNISAVDMRTRPITNSQDILRLVPGLFIAQHAGGGKAEQIFLRGFDIDHGTDINLTVDGMPVNMVSHAHGQGYSDLHFVIPEIISNVEFKKGPYYADAGNFATAGLARFETADALPNSFIKTEVGQFATARFVGAFDLLGRNAARRNQHAYVASEVFYSDGYFDSPQNFHRLNLFGKYNTQFDDGQQVTFSASAFQSKWDASGQIPVRAVETGLIGYFGAIDDNEGGITSRYNLNFEHLKNLKNNGLIKNQIFYTDYAFELYSNFTFFLEEPDKGDEIRQKERRRIFGYNGALQKEGSLSGKRLVSEIGFFFRNDDVSDNELSRTFQRSFTQYPIALGNVNETNTGAFVSATWEILPNLSLDAGGRFDLFQFQYENKLDSVYAPQRVNASLASPKLNLYYDLSKRVRLYINSGYGFHSNDARVVAPQAGRQILPRALGVDVGAVFKPLPSMLFNLAGWHLDLEQEFVYVGDAGIVEPGGKTARYGVDISARIQWLRHFFIDADVTYSHARATDEPEGNRFIPLAPRWTGTGGLAWDKGKGVFGSLRFRYLGDRPANEDNSLVAKGYFLLDAVGGWRRGGCELGFSIQNLMNSRWKEAQFETESRLRDELEPVAEIHFTPGTPFFARGYVQFSF, encoded by the coding sequence GTGCAAAACACATTGAAATCATCTGTCACCGCCTTATGCCTTTTCTTGGTGTCTCATCTCTGTGCGCACAACGGCTCTATCAACGGCCAAGTAATTGAAAATGCCTCAGGGCTTGCCCTGCCGGGTGCTGTGGTGCGGATAGAACCGGGAGGTCAGTATGTTGCCACCAATGCGTTGGGTTTTTTCAGCTTTGTCAACGTGGCGGCGGGCGGCTATACCCTTACTGTCAATTATGTGGGTTATGAGACAAAGACGGTGAGCGATGTCAATGTTCGAGACAGCGAAACCACCACGATTCGGATTGACCTTGATTTTGCGCCCGTCAATCTGCAAGACGTGGAAATCAAAACTCGGGTGAGCGACCCATTTCAAAACATCAGCGCAGTGGATATGCGCACTCGCCCCATCACCAACTCACAGGACATCTTGCGGCTTGTGCCGGGGCTTTTTATCGCTCAGCACGCCGGTGGTGGCAAAGCGGAGCAAATATTTTTGCGCGGTTTTGACATCGACCATGGCACCGATATCAATTTGACAGTGGATGGGATGCCTGTCAATATGGTGAGTCACGCTCACGGTCAAGGGTACTCGGATTTGCACTTCGTCATACCCGAAATTATTAGCAACGTAGAGTTCAAGAAAGGCCCCTACTATGCGGACGCGGGCAATTTCGCCACGGCGGGTTTGGCGCGTTTCGAGACGGCCGATGCCTTGCCCAATAGTTTTATCAAGACGGAGGTCGGGCAGTTTGCCACGGCAAGATTTGTCGGTGCGTTCGACCTGTTGGGCAGGAATGCGGCTCGCCGCAATCAGCACGCTTATGTGGCATCCGAAGTTTTTTACTCGGATGGTTATTTTGATAGCCCCCAAAATTTTCATCGGCTGAATCTTTTTGGCAAATACAACACTCAATTTGATGACGGTCAACAAGTTACTTTTTCTGCCTCCGCTTTTCAGAGCAAGTGGGATGCCTCCGGTCAAATACCGGTCCGTGCAGTGGAAACCGGGCTGATTGGATATTTTGGAGCAATTGATGACAATGAAGGAGGCATCACTAGCCGGTACAACCTCAACTTTGAGCACCTCAAAAACTTGAAAAACAACGGTTTGATAAAAAACCAGATTTTTTACACGGATTATGCCTTTGAGCTTTACTCCAACTTTACTTTTTTCCTGGAAGAACCTGACAAAGGAGATGAGATAAGGCAAAAAGAGCGTCGTCGCATATTTGGTTACAACGGCGCGCTTCAAAAAGAGGGCAGTCTGTCCGGCAAACGGCTTGTTTCGGAAATCGGCTTTTTTTTCCGCAACGACGATGTGAGCGACAACGAATTGTCGCGCACTTTTCAGCGCAGCTTCACCCAATACCCAATTGCTTTGGGCAACGTGAACGAGACAAATACAGGCGCTTTTGTTTCGGCCACATGGGAAATTCTGCCTAATCTGAGTCTCGACGCAGGAGGCCGTTTCGACCTTTTCCAATTTCAATACGAGAATAAGTTGGATTCTGTCTATGCGCCACAGCGCGTGAATGCGAGTTTGGCCAGCCCAAAACTCAACCTCTACTATGACCTCAGCAAAAGGGTCAGGCTCTATATCAACAGCGGTTATGGTTTTCACTCCAACGACGCACGCGTGGTGGCGCCCCAAGCAGGCCGGCAAATTTTGCCGAGAGCACTGGGGGTGGATGTGGGAGCTGTGTTTAAGCCGCTACCTTCCATGCTATTCAATCTGGCGGGTTGGCATCTCGACCTCGAACAAGAGTTTGTCTATGTAGGCGATGCGGGCATTGTGGAGCCGGGCGGCAAAACTGCTCGTTATGGGGTGGACATATCTGCTCGAATCCAGTGGCTGAGGCACTTCTTTATTGATGCCGACGTGACCTACTCGCACGCTCGCGCGACTGATGAGCCGGAAGGCAACCGGTTTATACCGCTCGCTCCGCGATGGACGGGTACAGGCGGCTTGGCATGGGACAAAGGCAAGGGTGTTTTTGGCAGCTTGCGTTTTCGCTATCTGGGCGACCGCCCTGCCAACGAAGACAACAGCCTTGTAGCCAAGGGCTATTTCCTGCTCGACGCGGTGGGCGGGTGGAGAAGGGGCGGCTGCGAGCTGGGATTTTCGATACAGAACCTGATGAACTCTCGATGGAAAGAAGCACAGTTCGAAACCGAGTCGCGTCTGCGCGATGAGCTGGAGCCTGTTGCCGAAATCCACTTCACGCCCGGTACCCCATTTTTTGCGAGAGGGTATGTGCAGTTCTCGTTTTGA
- a CDS encoding tetratricopeptide repeat protein — protein sequence MRIPTLIEFSFAASLLCIACSQFGGTNSAKTNLTPEEIAASIPPLLDRNETLRLGKEWDNVQNIYGAQRQAIIANPTALEPRLKLAELFIQEARVTGEHPHYYPAALKMLDEVLAQIPQDDIAKMKIEQKDLLFRSLSAKAGVQLSLHDFSSALATANKAVQINPYNAQIYGALVDAHVELGNYAKAVEMADKMVSIRPDLRSYSRVSYLREIHGDVPGAVEALVMAVKAGFPGQEATAWARLTLGNIHKTYGDWKKAETQYQMILLERENYPFALAMLAEVEMQKKQYDKAEELLKKACDIAPEVSFYETLAALYRETGRIEEYQALASQILEMMQEDTDKGHNMSMEMAEFHLELQPDYDKALRLALSEYNKRPANIDVNRLLARIYLAKKDSVKAKEHLVKAAATDSKHPELMKLKKMLGS from the coding sequence ATGCGAATCCCAACCCTCATCGAATTTTCATTTGCCGCAAGCCTGCTTTGCATCGCTTGTTCCCAGTTTGGAGGCACAAACTCCGCAAAAACCAATTTGACTCCCGAAGAAATTGCAGCCTCTATCCCTCCGCTGCTTGACCGCAACGAAACGCTCCGGTTGGGAAAAGAATGGGACAACGTGCAAAATATCTATGGCGCACAACGACAAGCCATTATTGCCAACCCGACGGCACTTGAGCCAAGACTGAAGCTAGCTGAGCTGTTCATACAGGAAGCTCGCGTCACGGGCGAACACCCGCACTACTACCCGGCGGCGCTCAAAATGTTGGACGAAGTATTGGCGCAAATACCTCAGGATGATATTGCCAAAATGAAAATTGAGCAAAAAGACCTGCTTTTTCGCTCTTTGTCTGCTAAAGCAGGGGTGCAACTATCCTTGCATGATTTTTCCAGCGCCCTCGCAACAGCCAACAAGGCTGTGCAAATCAACCCCTACAACGCCCAGATTTACGGAGCTTTGGTCGATGCACATGTGGAGCTTGGCAATTATGCCAAGGCCGTCGAAATGGCAGACAAAATGGTGAGCATTCGGCCTGATTTGCGCTCCTATTCCCGCGTCTCTTATCTTAGAGAGATTCACGGCGACGTGCCGGGTGCCGTCGAGGCGCTTGTCATGGCCGTCAAGGCGGGTTTCCCCGGCCAAGAAGCCACCGCTTGGGCGAGGCTGACGCTTGGCAACATTCACAAGACATACGGCGATTGGAAAAAAGCCGAGACACAGTATCAGATGATTTTGCTCGAAAGAGAGAACTATCCTTTTGCCCTCGCAATGCTCGCAGAAGTGGAAATGCAAAAGAAGCAATACGACAAGGCCGAAGAACTGTTGAAAAAAGCGTGTGATATTGCCCCCGAAGTTAGTTTTTATGAAACGTTGGCCGCGCTATATCGCGAAACCGGACGCATAGAGGAATATCAGGCACTCGCATCGCAAATTCTTGAAATGATGCAAGAAGACACTGACAAAGGACACAACATGAGCATGGAAATGGCTGAGTTTCATTTGGAGTTGCAACCAGATTATGACAAAGCCTTGCGATTGGCTTTAAGCGAATACAACAAGCGTCCCGCAAACATTGACGTAAATCGGTTGCTGGCCAGAATATATTTGGCGAAAAAAGACAGTGTCAAAGCCAAAGAGCATCTCGTCAAAGCTGCCGCGACCGATTCGAAGCATCCAGAATTGATGAAACTAAAAAAAATGTTGGGCAGTTAA